The DNA segment gctgatgtctgtgtctctcacctgtgtattaggaggatgcagcacacactagtaaTGCCTTACTAGTGTgtaatatacattacacacagacatgagcagggggaggagaggggaggggtaacaggggtgacatcactgcctctgaccatgtgaccagcctcatttacataataaagaatagatgattttacaatgaataatgtatgaaataactagataaaggctgggatgggatccttgtgagctgctccaacaggtagtagtgacaggacaagtgacacagacctgatgacaggtgtcctttaaatggacACTTCTTAGACCAGGCTGTCCAGCCATACTATTCAGTTGTGGTAGAAGAGCCTTGGTAAGGAAGGTAAAGAAGAACAGCAcgatgtggctgagctccagagatacagtagggagttggaagaaagttccacaaagtcaactatcactgcagccctccaccagttagGGCTtgatggcagagtgtgctgacggAAGTACACTTTATGGAATTCCAGGTTAGGAGAAATGAGAttatctggtctgatgagacgaagatcgAACTTTTTGGCGtgaattctaagcagtatgtgtggagaaaactagGCACTGCTCATCCCCTGCCAAATACACATCCAGCAGTGAAACATGGCAGTGgcggcatcatgctatgggggtgtttttcagctgcagggacaggacgactgattgcaattgaaggaaagatgaatgtggctaagtacagagatatcctggatgaaaacctcttcccatTTTTgattggcccagccagagcccagacctatttccaattgagcatctctggagaggcttgaaaatggcttccaccaacgttcaccgtTCAACCTGAGAAAACTGGAAAGGACCtgtaaggaagaatggcagaggatccccaaatccaggtgcgaAAAACTTGTTTTATTATTCTCAAAAAGACTCATAGATACACTAGTTCAAAATGTTCTCTTTTTATTTCAGAAAGCAAGGAAAATGAATTGTATCTGAAGCACTCTTACAAACTGTAACTAGCACTAGTAAGTTGGGTTCTTATGTCTGCAATGTAAAACTATGATTGTAAACTTCTGATGCTTTCATTGTAAAATCCGGGCCAAAGAATGCCGTTATTGTATTGCACATTAAGAGGTATAAAAAAACCTGAATGAAAAacggttttaaaaaaaaggtgcttctactcaatactgagctaaGGGTCTGAACACTTATGACCATGTCAAATTTccatgtttttcttgtttaataaattagcaaatttatctacatttcatgtttttttctgtcacgatggggtgcaaagtgtaactttttgatcttaccaattggctgcaatgaactgtttgatcttaccaattggctgcaatgaaagaaaaaatttaaaggggtctgaatactttccgtacccactgtaaataCAAAATATGCCGCTACCATGTGTACTGCAAAATAATTTACGAAATAGGGGCCTCCATCATATTAATTTAGAATACTAGTTATTATATATGAACATAAGATAATTAGAGATGCTATTTCCTAAGTTAACACTGGTAACATAATCTACTCAGGAACAAAGGTTCTTTAAGACTACAAGGAGAGACTTTTTAAAGAAGTTTTAAAAATTTCATACCTGGATGTGCAatgctaaaaataaaaacaattgtcagataaaaatagaaaaaacagtaacaatgaaatatatatacaatagaaatgcaaacagaaatgcaaaaagaaTAAAACTAACAACCCTTATGTCcgttctacacttgcgagtgtgatgcgatgaactcacatcacactcgcaatgcatgttgcccggatcgcacggcccaaacgctgcaaactGGAACGGAACTGGCATGCGGAGGGAGGGCCTTAGCAAgagtggaacgggccttactatTGAGATACAAGCATTATCCAGTTAGGGGGTTCAGCAGAAGCAATTTATGCTCCATGGATTTAATCCCCCTCCCTCAGTGGTGGCTGTTCACCTGCTATTGTATGCTAATGTGGCCTGTCCCACCCCTCAGTGAGGTACATGTGTAAGTGGCTTGCTACTATACCTTATAACTCACCACAGAAAATTGTTACAATAGTacaactaggggattgaaatttgcacattgtaatgcatgatgaggaaaatccccatatactgccaaacagtggtatggcagtatatgttaggattagagatgagcgagcattaaaatgctcgggtactcgttactcgagccgaacatttcctgatgctagagtgctcgtttcgagtaacgagccccattgaaatcaatgggagacccgagcattttttagtaaaatttaaaactgaacgagcactgttcagtgcagatgttttcactaaaagaacagagtgaaagaacactgcagaacagattgcagatgttcgcgaacatctgcgatctgttccggagacacgcgtgcagaacgatgttctctgcaatagtatttgaagaacaatatgtgtgaagaataacttgcagatgtttggaaaaatggtaaaattaggggcctcggcttatacttgggtcggcttatactcgagtatatacagtaaacatgttaggtatcgccatatcccaaaatgtcagatctatcaaaatataataatggctaTATctggcgtttaaccctgtaacagaaattagcacccaaagttgaaatggcacttttttgccattttgtaaattataataaaatctttaaaaagtgatcaaaaggctgtacatcccttaaaatggtagcattgaaaacgtcatcaaaagtcgcaaaaaatgacactgcacacagctctgtacactgaagtatgaaagttattagcgccagaaatggcaaaatgatCACAAATACCAAGAACAAAGAAAGTGTGTCATAAGGAAAAATATAGCAAAAAGTAGGCAAAAAGTAGAAGAATCTTTATTGGGTTATACATAAGACGTACACGGAAAACTCaagattaaaatcaattaaaaatgtaccaagtgcATATATGAAATACAATGTTGGTTACACAGGTAGGTATAAACCAACAACACCCCCTCTCACAATGGATAATGCCACTTCCGATATCAACTATAAATACCTGACTGTGTGTTCTGGCTTGTCCAAAGAAATggcaaaatgaatatttttttttttttgctcaggaggttttaatttttgtaaaattatgaaaacattataaaacttttacaaatgtggtatccaagTGATCGCAATGACTCGAAGAATGTAGTacacatgtaatttggggtgcacagtgaaagccataaaatccaagctcacgaAAAAGGGctgacgttaaggggttaaaaataaaattaatgatactcatattggggctcatttactaatagtCCGCAGACCGCACAAACTTTTGATATTCTGacgttttccgatttgcgccacattttgaaggggattgtgttgcacacaccagctttcatgggacacaaatcggggggcgggccgttttaactttaaaattgtgtcgcaagacaatgcacttacatgcaccaggaagaagaaggtgaattccggcggagctgagcggggagctacacatgcaggaaatcgggcgcacgatctacatGAATAACGACACAATGCttgatcgtcggacattccggatcggggatcgcaacatggacgggtaagtaaatgtgccccattgtgtcactcaCCCATTTCTTTGCAAAGCTATGGCATTTTCTCTTCCTCATCAGTGggaaagtgggcagagactaacctcTCCCTGTATTTGCACTGACGCTAAGTCAAATAcccacagttcccatgatacTTTGTGCTGtctcataatataatatataatttattatttaataaacaaataataaataatttagcagtaaatccagTGAAATTCCTACAAGAAAATACACTGAAAGCACAAGACCTCCCCTtcatcctcctctgtgagcagggagcagcaaccCCTCCCCTCTTTAACTCAGTATCCTGTTTAAAAATGTAGGGTTCATAACAGTAACCAGAAAGCTGAGAGACCAAGCAAGTATAGAGACGGGCTAAACTGAGgatgatagcaaagaaactgctgtatATAGGTAACACAGATAAAAGGCAatattgttttacatcccaatagAGGAAGACGGTGAATCCAGAAACCAGGCAGGTATGAAAGCAATTAGTTATAAGTTTTACAAGTTTTATTATAACTATTTGCTTTCAtacctgcctggttgctggattcaccGTCTTCCCCAATTGCACTTGTACTGATCCGCCTCAGTTTGTCTGTGCACCGGCATCAAACACGTGGCTACAAGAAGTGGGTGAGGTGAAAACattgttctttttgttttttcctatATCCGAATAGCTATTTGTGAAAAACAAAATGTTGGATGTTGCCCACTTATTTGAGGGGTACATCTGATGGTGTGTCAGACTCTAATTAGATATAATCCCCTGGTTAACGAGTACAGGGACATATTCCAACCTTTAAAGCCCACTTGTGCATATATTATTAGTAAGAAATAACAGAGATAAGGAACAACATAGCGTTATAAAAGAAAGGCATGTAGAATTGTTATTCTACAAAGAATATATTTACAAGAATGTTTCAACCACTGACATTACACAATTGAGGAATTTTTAACTCAGCTAGTATGAGataattttctttcttttagaTAAGTGCTGATCAGCAGAAAATAAAATGTGTGAAGGCAGAAATTACTAATGTAATTAAATGAAACGAGAGCATAATTCTTTCATTTGCAGAACTAATTCCTGTACAGTAGACCACAGTTACACAATTGCTACAAAAGTGTCCGTAAATATAATTAGCTGTTACCCGGATGCTGCAGTATCCCTCCATACAgaacagaggcagcagcagggatTGCTGGTGAAACATAGGCAAGGAAAAAGGGAAAGGACGGATTAAGCAGTCAGTGACATGCTACTAGGTGCCGGAGCTTTAACCAATGAGAGCACTCAGGTTTTCATATGCAAATGTTAAAGTGAACAGAAGGTCATCACAGCCTCATGCAGCTTGCAGAAAATCATAGGAAGAAAGGGAGAGGACACAGACTGGTGCTGCTACACACCGAACAGAGATGACAAATCCATTGCCAGAAAGGAGGCTTCTACAAAGGCAAGACAATGCAGCATTCAGCATTCTGGGATTGTGCACTAGATGAGCCGCACAAGTAGATGGAGGTATAAGATCTCTTCTTATTTAATAATGACTTCTTGGATGCGTTGCATGTTTCCTATTCCTGTATTAAGTGTGACCCTACTGTTGTTATATTATAACAACAACTTGATGAAGTGGAAAGTGTTTCATAGGTATAATGCAACTGAGGAAAGAATCCTTTTACTAGAAGCCTGTAATGCACTTTTAAATGGACAAAAATCACAATTCCAACCTACCAGAATCAACTCTTATGAAAGGTATAACTGCCAAGATTATATAAAGCAGAATCACTACATCACTGCTCCACTGTCTGACGAAGAGGCAGATTTTCCTTTAGCTTACATGATGACAGTGCACAAGGAATTTGATACATTTGAGAGACTGTTTCGCGCTATTTACATGCCCCAAAATGTGTACTGTATCCATGTGGATGAGAAGGCGAGTGCGGATTATTTGCAGGAAGTTAATGATTTTGTTAATTGCTTTCCAAATGCTTTTCTTGCCTCGAAAATGGAGCCGGTGGTTTATGCTGGAATATCGAGACTGCAGGCTGATCTGAACTGCATGAAAGATCTGCTGAAATCAGAGGTGCAGTGGAGGTACGTGATCAATATGTGTGGACAGGATTTCCCTTTGAAGACAAATAAGGAGATtgtacaacatttaaaaaaatttaatggaAAAAATATTACTCCTGGTGTCCTACCTCCAGGTCATGCCGTCCCCCGCACCAAATATGTTCACCGTGAGGATATAGTACATTCTTATGTGCGAAGAACAAATATTcaaaagcctcctcctcctcataatatCACCATATACTTTGGGACTGCATATGTTGCCCTGACGAGAGAGTTTACTAAATTTGTTCTGGAAGATCAGAGAGCCTTGGATCTACTGAAATGGTCTAAGGACACTTACAGTCCAGATGAACATTACTGGGTGACCCTAAATAGAATACCAGGTATGTAGTATCTTATGAAAACCagttaaatgcagtaaaatttcTTTGTGTTACAGGGATAAACACAAAATAACattcttttcaaaaatgtttctgttgTATACAATGTGAAGTTAGAATGTGGCTAGCATTGTTTTGCCTAAAATATCTGACTCCCCTGTATagttaataaagtttaaaaaatacacaTTCCACCTATAATTCTTTACTGTTGATCCAGAGAAAGGTGAAACCCTGTACAGAATGTTAATACATTATTATCTGATATTAGGAGCAAACACTGGTCCAAACTGATTGGTCATAAGCATTAATGTCACCTCTATGAGTCTAGTCGATTGGGTCAGCGGGCTTTTTAACCTATTCTATCACTTATTCATTGTTTCTGCTATCATAGTGATGGTAAATTAATTGGGAAAAAATTAATCAGGAAAGATAGAGATTTAAAGTGTACACTATTACCTGACTCTTAGCAGATTCTGCTAAACCCTTAACCCCTAAACGACTTGGCTCTTTTTGGTTTTCTGCTCCCcaccaaaaatctataaattctttatatttccttgtaaagagctgtgtgagggcttgttttctgattaacaaattgcacttcatagtgacagtatttaacattccatgccatgtactgggaagcgggaaaaaatttccaaatgcactgAAATTGGTGACAGAATGCATTTGCGGCTTTTTTAGTGTGGGCTtgcattttacggctttcactgtgcaccccaaatgacatgtctactttattcttttggtacaatcacggggataccaaattgatataggttttataatgttttcatatatttacaaaaattaaaacctcctggaaaaaaaaattatttggaaaCATTTTAATGAGATTCCAATCATGATGAACACTAGAAATTACCATGAGCATAATGTTCACCTATTCATCAGTTACAGCAACTGAAGGCTACACAACACACTATACATCAAAATAACCAGGAAAATAtgtaaacccaggtccccagtgctgcaaggctgaaatgcaaaccactaagccaccatgtaaAAGTTCTTAATAAATAGACAacattgtttttgtttgtttcagTGCATACTAaatcctgatcatcagatcagcttaaaggaaacctaccatttagaaggAGGCGTAACAATGTGTAGCGCAGTTTAAAACTTTTGTGTTCTGGTTTACACCTTCAtaaagttggtctaaactgtgcgtcACAATGTGGAGCAAATTCTAAAAATATTTGGCGCATGAGCTACTTTCTGGAAGCCATGCCCTCATTTCACAGACAACACCTATTGGTCGTACACTTAGGAAAAGTGTTGAAAACAGTTTAAAAAGCGCAAATTACAGCAGAAGTCTGAAAAAATTGGCTTAATACATCTCCCTAATTGTATCTGCCATACCATCTCTGTTCCATTGAAGTAAATATGGCTGAGCTGGAAATAAACACACAACCAAAGAAATCCTTCCTTCAAATTTTGCCATAGTTGCTCTTTCTGCAGTTATGCCTGAGTAATCACCagattctagatttttttttaagttttaaagcTTAACTGAAGAAGCTTAACTCTTCAAACGCCAGATGTATTAAACACCAGGATACAGAAAAGCAGGGAAAAAACCAGGCCCACAATCCCAGACTAATGACAAATGTCATTTAAATGTGCGTTTAAGTCTGTATTCATAAGAGATTACTCCCACCTCTACACCGTCTAAAATATCCCCCCTTCCATCCCATTTAGTAATGACTGACAGGCGGGTAAAGGTTTTCAAATAGGGTAGCCAGTTAAGCAGCATTCACATTCGCTAAAACGTAGAAGCTAACTGTagcgtaaaataaataaaatatattacagtagatactgtatataggtgTTTGATAAAAAAACTGTTAGAATTGAAATGATGACCAAATTAGTTTGGCTTAGGGATAGTCCTCAGATCTTAGAAGAGATCTTCTGGTTTTTACCCTATAACCCCATACATCTGAACTTCACAGCAAGATACCACCAAACGGATTCCTCTTGAAGTAGTCTTAGTGTGGGCGACAACTGCCCTGTGTGGGAAAGGCTAAGCTGCTGTGCAGCACATTGTAACTAAGACTGGTGAAAGATGCAAAGCAAGTAGGTAACATTTCACAAATACAAGGTCAGGAGTGCAGTCACAAGTCACAGTAGACAACAAGTACAAAATCATATAAGACAAACAACAAAATGCAACACAGCAGGAACagggacactgtatatagtcagctTCCTGTGGGAGAACACGAAGACAAAAGCAAGCTCTCAGGCAGGAGAACATTGTGGAAGGCAGAGAGATGACATTGCTTCTAGACAGCAttacaagaattttttttatccaGATTAATAAATATTTAGATTTTATGTACAAAACCAAGAAGATAAATTATCCCTTAAGTGACATGAAGTTTCCTTGAGCAGTTTTGGAGT comes from the Engystomops pustulosus chromosome 5, aEngPut4.maternal, whole genome shotgun sequence genome and includes:
- the LOC140133027 gene encoding N-acetyllactosaminide beta-1,6-N-acetylglucosaminyl-transferase-like gives rise to the protein MSRTSRWRYKISSYLIMTSWMRCMFPIPVLSVTLLLLYYNNNLMKWKVFHRYNATEERILLLEACNALLNGQKSQFQPTRINSYERYNCQDYIKQNHYITAPLSDEEADFPLAYMMTVHKEFDTFERLFRAIYMPQNVYCIHVDEKASADYLQEVNDFVNCFPNAFLASKMEPVVYAGISRLQADLNCMKDLLKSEVQWRYVINMCGQDFPLKTNKEIVQHLKKFNGKNITPGVLPPGHAVPRTKYVHREDIVHSYVRRTNIQKPPPPHNITIYFGTAYVALTREFTKFVLEDQRALDLLKWSKDTYSPDEHYWVTLNRIPDVPGSMPDAQWEGNLRAIKWRDMNDHGGCHGHYIRDICIYGSGDLQWLMNANSIFANKFELKTYPPTVECLEVKIRERTLNQSEVSVLPDWYL